Genomic segment of Vicia villosa cultivar HV-30 ecotype Madison, WI unplaced genomic scaffold, Vvil1.0 ctg.000045F_1_1_1, whole genome shotgun sequence:
gtctgaatcatattctgaaagaatatgacttaagtttcaggaagttcttatctagaagtattggcagaagtcagctagcttctatgatatatgctgtatctagaaacaaaagagttggcattggttatgagggtgaaatcccatacaagcttgaatctgtggatgatatgaaaatatcatacaagcctctgtataaccaatttaaatttggccactcccatgatattaagcacacatcacatgcacaaagttttcacataacacacaccaagaagcatgtgacacaacctaagaaatatcatggaactcagaataagaagtatcatactgttcctcctgttaaatattttgctaaacccaagttcaatcagaacttgaggagaactaacaagaaaggacccaagaaaatgtgggtacctaaggaaaagattattcctattgcagatatccttggcggcaaagaggacagaaagcaaaatgtcatggtacctggactctggatgctcgcgacacatgacgggaagaaggtctacattccaagacctggtgcttaaaccaggtggagaagtcaagtttggaggagatcagaagggcaaaatcattggctctggaaccataagtcttggtaactctccttacatatctaatgtacttcttgtagaaggattaacacataacttattgtccataagtcaattaagtgacaatggttatgatataatcttcaatcaaaagtcttgcaaggctgtaagttagaaggatggctcaatcctatttacaggcaagaggaagaacaacatttataagattgatctttctgatcttgagaagcagaaggtgacttgtcttatgtctgtttctgaagagcaatgggtctggcatagaagattaggtcatgctagtttgagaaagatttctcagattaacaaactaaatctggtcagaggactcccaaatctgaaatacaaatcagatgctctttgtgaagcatgtcagaagggcaagttctccagacctgcattcaagtctaagaatgttgtttctacctcaaggccgttagaactcttgcacattgatctgtttggcccagtcaaaacagcatctgtcagagggaagaaatatggattagtcatcgttgatgattatagccgctggacatgggtaaagctcttgaaacacaaggatgagtctcattcagtgttctttgatttctgcactcagattcaatctgaaaaagagtgtaaaatcataaaggtcagaagtgatcatggtggcgaatttgagaatagaccctttgaggagttcttcaaagaaaatggtattgcccatgatttctcttgtcctagaactccacagcaaaatggagtagtagagcgaaagaataggactctacaagaaatggccagaaccatgatcaatgaaaccaatatggctaagcatttctgggcagaagcaataaacactgcatgttatattcagaatagaatctctatcagacctattctaaataagactccttatgaattgtggaagaacagaaagcccaacatttcatatttccatccttttggatgtgtatgttttattctgaatactaaagatcatcttggtaagtttgattccaaagcacaaaaatgtttccttcttggatattctgaacgctctaaaggctacagagtatacaatactgaaacattgattgtagaagaatcaatcaatatcaggtttgatgataagcttggtcttgaaaaaccaaagcagtttgagaatttttgcagattttaatattgatatatcagaagcagtagaaccaagaagcaaagctgcagaagatggcagtctcagaagcaatggatcagaagatcaagttgctgcatctttagagaatctgagaatctctgaagaaccaacagtcagaagatcacctagacttgcatcagctcattcagaagatgtaatccttggaaagaaagatgatcccatcagaacaagggcattccttaagaacaatgcagaatgtcaattaggtcttgtttctttgatcgagccaacttctgttgatcaagctctagaagatccagactggataatttccatgcaagaagaactaaatcagtttacaaggaatgatgtatgggacttggttcctagaccaaaaggatttaacatcataggtactaagtgggttttcagaaacaagctaagtgagaaaggtgaagtggtaagaaacaaagccagactggttgctcagggttatagtcagcaagaagggattgattatacagaaacctttgcaccagtggccaggttagaatctattcgtctattaatttcgtttgccactcaacacaacatcactctttatcagatggatgtcaagagtgccttcttaaatggttatatagatgaagaagtttatgttcaccaacctcttggttttgaagactccatgtctccaaatcatgttttcaaattaaagaaatcattatacggattgaaacaagctcccagagcttggtatgaacgtttgagttctttccttctggaaaatgatttcactagaggaaaagtggacactactctcttttgtaaaacatttaaaaaggatattttaatttgtcaaatatatgttgatgatattatctttggaacatctaatgctacacttggaaaggagtttgctgagtctatgcaggctgaattcgaaatgagcatgatgggagaactcaagtatttccttgggattcaaatcaaccaaacttccgatggaacctatgttcatcaaacgaagtatgtgaaagaacttctgaagaagtttaatctttctgaaagcaaagaagccaaaactcctatgcatccaacttgtgtactaggtaaggatgaggtaagtaagaaggtagatcagaagttgtacagaggtatgattggatctcttctatatctaactgcctctagacctgacattctctttagtgtttgtttgtgtgctcgattccaatcagatccaagagaatctcatttaactgcggttaagagaattctaaggtatctgaaaggtactactaatgttggtttagtttacagaaaatctaaagattacaacttagtaggattctgtgatgctgactatgctggagatagaatagaaagaaagagcacttctggaagttgtcaatttcttggaagtcatctaatctcatggtacagcaagaagcaagctactattgccctctcaacaacagaagaagaatatgttgctgctgctggttgtagcacacaaatgctctggatgagaagtcagctggaagattatcagatatatgagagtaacattcctattttctgtgataatacttctgctatatgtttatctaagaatcctattttacattcaaaagctaaacatattgagatcaaacatcatttcataagggactatgttcagaagggtgttatatctttaaactttgtggatacagaccatcaatgggctgatatctttacaaaaccccttgctgaagataggtttaagttcattctgaagaatatcagtatggatttatgcccagaatgagaagatgagaagatcttatgtatgagtatcttctgaaatgaaattggatttttgtttataagaagttctgattgaaatcaattagaaattgtgattcagttattactaacgtttcattgtctaagttgattcagaatctctttaaaagcaaaacagctgtaactggctatccagatggtaaacacgtgttcactatttctggacaagcgtgcgtgcagttgaggggacgtctacttaggtaactgtgcaaatctcgtcttttgtcattattatctctcctcacgtcatgttacattaaatgccattcatcatttcttttattgtccgtcttttcgtttttatatccgtcaaacgtttcccttccctagaacgttttccttccccatattccctctatttattttccCATTTCTTTGCATTATTCAATCAATCTTTgtgctctctctctctttctctcacttttctatgaatatcttttgcgAAAACTCTAGTtcattcttcatcttcaacctagcgttcatcatgaatcctttcaactcaatgagaacggatggaagggttaatcagttacaggatgtgaagcatatcttgggatggctctccaagtctctttcaagacagatctcttcttcaatgctgttatcaacatttatccaaaggaagaagatcttcttgagtcactggagcccgtttgcaacattagctctctgtctatgaattgtccctcacttcctctttggtctcttgaatctctcctacagtggaggttctagtctggacaggcatgaagagttttcaagcttccatggctgaacaaactgaagaccagagggttcttgagttgtttgcgcagtctttgcgtaggatagagtcttaggctttaagtctttatgtccttgtagttttccttgtttgttgcacttgtgtatctgcatacatcttttgtaatccttcttgttgaattcaatgaaaagttatttatgtttctttccttttgtctcttgctttacatctgaatcttttatgctttttgatgttatgacaaaaagggggagaaaatatatgataaatgatctgattaatattattagttaccgagtaaaaaggctccacatttactaacagaacttgcaaagttctatgcttttaagttgtgttgttgcaggaatcaaagattcaagatcaacataagaagcaacaatcagaatcaagctcttggattcttgaagcaagctgagtgctaggaaacttcagaatcagaagcaagaaggaagaataatcagaaatagctcttggattcttgaagcaagctgagtgctaggaaacttcagaatcaaaagcaagaaggaagaatgatcagaaattctgataatagaatatgatccaaatcattgtctatttgctctgatacattgtctattggatctgacatattctatatggcttatatggctctgatacatattttgtgttctgatacacatcttatgttctaactcattcatgctgacttttgtcgtttagttttgttctgtaacatttcaggatgtagagatgctctgatgatgctctggtacattcaacaatgttctgatacaatctagcatgaagtgttgtaagaagaaattcaaagctctgaagctatccgagggaagcataaatcagaagctgtgaatgttctaaagatccagaaaactcaagttctgaagctgtcctaaatggaagcatgaatcagaagctgtgaatgttctgaagatctaagaaattcaagttctgaagctgtcctaaatggaagcaggaatcagaagctgtgaatgttctgaagatcaaagaaattcaagttctgaagctgtcctaaatggaagcaggaatcagaagctgtgagtgttctaggaatctaaagaaattcaagttctgaagctgtccaatggaagcagaagtcagaagctatgaattttcaaaagacagaagcttatgtaatcgtctctaccgaaataatcagggaagtcttttattattaaagttcttcgagtatttatttcagggggagattattcatctcagggggagattgttaatctcagggggagacatattcacatgcttacgctatagctgtgtaatttgtctttagccgtctgctctttctgatcgcaaattcatatcatttatatatgtttttgtcatcatcaaaaagggggagattgttagaacaagatttgttctgatcaatattcttagttttgatgataacaaggatatgaattttgtgtgagataatgtggtactctaatacattgcaatttccctttcaggaaatatataaagagtatgcacaaatcagcgctcagaagctttgtctcagaaggttcggcatgcaacatcagaacatggtctggcaagacatcagaagatggtcaaggcagaatcagaacatgggtctatggaagcatcagaagaacttgaggtcagaagcagaagcactgaagttctcatggtatcacgctcagaagcacttcaaggtcagaagacaagaagatgttatgcaccaagctgtttgactctgatgatattcaaatattttattcaaacatcagatcagaagaaagtacaggtggcaggctacgctgactgacaaaaggaacgttggaagctattaaaggcaacgtcagtagacacagcgtgaacaaggctcgaggtagttgacaaaagcgtgaaacattaaatgcaaagctgtacggaatacgcaaagcattaaatgcgctcaacggtcatcttctcaaacgcctataaatatgaagttctgatgagaagcaatgttaacgactctgaaccaaattcggtgaatattaacttgctgaaacgctgatcaaattcaaagctcagaaacttcatcttcatcaaagctcactacactgctgttgtaatatattagtgagattaagcttaaacgttaagagaaatatcactgttgtgattatagcttttcagaagcatttgtaatactcttagatttgattacattaatttgtaagtaactagagtgatcaagtgttgatcaggatactctaggaagtcttagcttgtgtctaagcagttgtaattagagtgatcacgtggtggtcaggatactctaagaaagtcttagcttgtgtctaagcaattgttcctggagtgatcaggttgtgatcaggatactctagaagacttagtcgcggactaagtggaaaaccattgtaatctgttgcgattagtggattaaatcctcaggtgaggtaaatcactccgtgggggtggactggagtagtttagttaacaacgaaccaggataaaaataactgtgcatattgtttttatcgttcaagtttttaagactacacttattcaaaccccccctttctaagtgtttttctatccttcatatatgACCATTTCTTTTTTGTTTAATAGTATTACCAACTTTATTCTGTAAATGTAGAATATTTTATTCTTCCTGAAGAAAATAAGCTGGCCTGGTGAGTATTGCAGGCTTTAAGAACCAACTCACAACAGATTATATTACAAATCCAAAAGGTACTAACTTAACGCCTCCATATTTTACTTATGGTTTTATTGATAAATACTTTTGGGAGAGATTTGTTGAGTCTCGTAGTACTCATGATTTCCTGGCTAAGAGTCAAAAGGAAAGTAGAATATGGAAAAAAATATCTATCCTCGTATATTGCTTGTGGAGGATATGATAAACTAGAGGAGACaatgataaaagaaaaaagaaaacaaagagaaCAAGAGTTGGGATGACCTTCACCACCATCATGCCATGAGAAGGTGAGTTCAAATTAAAGGCTATACGCATAATCGTTGATAAGATTGTAAGTAGATTTATTTTCCAACATTATTAATGGTAGTTAATTCAATTTGGTAATgaacttttatttgttttgtaggATTCActgcttaaaaaaaataaatgttggTGCCTTTGTTCCACAAGGACATCATGATATGTTGGTAGAACTGATTTAAACTAGTGAGCATGGTTATTGAGCCCATGGTGTTCAAAGAGGCATCTGCGTGAGATTATTTTTTGAAACATCGTCAAAGAGTGATATAATATGCAAAAAAAACCATATTAAAGAGTTAATGTATCAGAGGCGGGAGGAGAAAATGTAGAGAAAGATAGAGGAAACATTAGAAAAGGAGCGGGCGGCTGTGTGGGAAAGTATGACCCAAGAGGTGGAGGAGAGGGAGgccaaggaagaagaggaaaggGTGACCAAAGAGGTGTAAGAGAGGGTGGCTAAGAAGGCTCGAGAGAGTCTAACCAAGGAGGGGCATGAGAGGATGACCAAGGAGGTGCATGAGAGGAAACCAATGAGGTGGAGAAGAGCGTGACTAAGGAGGTGCGCGAGAGTGTGACCCAAGAGATGCGTGACAATGTGGCTCGAAAtgtgattaatttaaatataagttTGGTTTAGGAactttcttttttgtttgtttgattaaaaatatatgttgtgtgttgttgttatttgtattcttaaaattacttattGTGTAGTTGTTGttttatgatgcaataattaaAATCGATGAATGTACTCAGCCAcccaaatttaaataaattagacATATCTGAGAAAGTTAGTTTGGGTGGTGTAAGTGCAAAAGGTAGTTATTCAGCTTCACTCCCCCCTTCACAAGCTTAAGGCCATTGCATAGACTGACAAGCATGGTAGAGGATCTTGACGAGTCCTTTCGAATATTATTAGAACATGATCCAGAACAAACAAAATTATAGCAAAGAGTTGTATTGAGGAAATTGTAGAAGGTGTTAGTTGGCTGGACATAATTGTACTTCAATTATGGTGCACGTAAATACAACTTTTATGACGATTTCAAATtatattcattttataattaatttttatagttAACTTATgtgttaaaatcaattaggtACATGCATCAGTTGTGCGGACACAGATATTTACAAAAGTGCAATTTTTTGGACCCATACCTTATTTAGTTTACCCAATATTCATCAAATGATATCCAAATGTACATACAAAATAAGTTAATTCAAAAGAAAAGAGATTGTTACATATGACCACTTATCAATTCTTAAGTATATGTGATTTGTGTGTTTCTTATTTAATATTCAAGTTTTTAtccattattaattattttagatGTTAACGCAGTGGTCACTAGCAACTAGTCCCAAACAAAATTAGGTGATTATGCTATGCTCATTACACCACTGTCTTATCCAAAGATGATAGGAATTCTTAGCGCGTAAGTGGTATTCTTTTTAATACTAAAATGTTACTTTTACTTCTAAATAAGTTTCATTttcttaaagaaataaaaaaccaaaattcaTTTTCCTAAAAGTAAGTGGTCTTATTAGTGATATGCTTTCAATTTTCTATAATGTATTACGTGTGCATTGCATTATTAACCATTATATACAAATTATTTATAGTCACGGAAACAACCAAACTCATACGTATGTGGATATTATGTTATGAAATATATGTTGGATATTGTCTCCGGAGACATTACATACTCATAAGCGAAGGTAATCACTTATCCATATGCatgtaatttatttatgttagttaagttaatgttgttgttgttgttagctagtaaaatgtttatatatgttgttgttgttgtggagaTCGAAAGTTAAATGTTGGTGTTGCTGTGTTTACATGATATAAATTTTGTTCATATTATAGGTGTTTAACAATGAGATACCATTCACATAAGAAGATAAGAAAGATATCCATTCACGTTGGGTCGATTGCTTCCTATATTACTTATGATTTAACCTAATTTATCATGTGTTAACCCCTTGGGGTTGGCCTAGTGGTTGAGACTTGAGACTTGAAAGTGTTTTCCTCAAGGTCTCATGTTCGAATTCCACTAGGTGCACACAGTTCTGGTGCTAGGCTAGTCCATATAGAGCTTTGCTCTGATTTTAAACTGGATCCCTACAAGTGGACGGTGGGATTAGTCCCTTCCGCCGCTACAGTGGTTGGTCTACGAACTTTGATTTATTCTTAATGACACGATCGATTGTAATAAATCAATCTTTCATCCCCATCATATGCATTGAACATCCGAAATCCAAATATCATTGACCGCTCAACTGCATTGCTTCTTTCAAAGTCACCATTGCATTTTCTTCTGCATTAATCGCACACCATTTACGTAACTAGTTAAAACAAGGTTTTGCAACACTTTTAAAATTGTTGCTGCTACTGTCCCGTAGCCTGCTCCTGCATTCCCCTTCTGTGATCATGACCAAAAGTGTGTTCTCATCATCAAACTCTTTCCTTGCAACTCTAGCTTCATCTTCTTGAGGTTCTTTCTTGTTGGCATTGCACTCTCTTGCAAAATGGCTAagttttttttacaattaaagcACTGCACACTGCTCTTGTTAACCATTCTTCTTCCACCTCTACCTCTTATATTACCTCCTCTAGATTTGTTTAATCCAGCAACGCTACTACCATTGTTTTCACCCTTTTGAAAtgttgaattctttgaattttgggATTCTCTTTccccaaaattttgaaaattcccTCTACCATTATTCATGAGACACTTTCCCTTTGCCTTTTTGTCTCTCTCATTGAAACGAGTTTGCAAAGCGATATCCGTCTTTGCCTTATCAACATTCCTATCCTCAATTCTCTACTAATATGCCTCAAGAGAGCTTTGTAGCTCCTCTTTGCTCATCGTCATAAGATCCTTTGATTCCTCAATCAATACGACTATGTTATCGAATCTTACCGTAAAAAATTGTAAGATTTTTACGACAACATACTTCTTCGTGATTGTTTTTTCACATGCTTATAGTTGGTTCACCAACCTAGTAATTCTCATCGTGAAATCGTTGATGGTCTCCTTCTCCATTTGAATCAACTCAAGTTAACGTTTGTGATTTTGTAACCTCACAACTTTCACCTTTTCAGCCTCTGCGTATGCCTTCTCCAAGATTTCCCAGCTTGCCATGATTAGCAATCACCAACTTTCTCAAAATTATATGCATCAACGCATTGATGGATTAAAAATAGCGCATTGAAATATTTCTTCTTTTCCTCCTTGTGTGATGTTCATTGTGTATGTGTTGCACCTTTAATAAGAGGATTCACACTgttcttgatgccaaatgttagaaCTTGGAAGTACAAggatgagtgagagagagagagagagagagagagagagagagagagagagagagagagagagagagagagagagagagagagagaaattgaGGGTGAAAAATTGATACCTCAAAGGTATATACACGAGTACAATTGATTGGGATACAAACAACTAACTAACAAAATAGAAAAACTGAAATGTTTGTCTGTAACCCTAGTATAGTAACCGGTTACAGGTATTCTAAAATTAATTCTCAACACAGTGGTACCCAATTAATAAAACACAATACTCTAGTACAGTTGTTCTAAACAAGACAAATCAATACAGTGGTAATCCAATTACCAAAAAGCAGTAACCGATTACAATTCCCGAATACATCGCTTGAATTATGTGATTTTAACAACAATATCGAAGAGTGTGCTTTTCAGACGATCTTATGTTCAAATGCattgattttcttttatataaaaaaaaaacatttcaatGGGTCTAAATGGCTAGACTAAACAGGCCCCAACAATATCAATAAATTGTATAACAATGAAACACAAACTCAGGTTTTATTAACATGTGCACCCAACTTTTGCTGAAATGGCCCTACTTCAATTTGTTGCAATTGTTATTATCCGGGCATTGTGATTCTTCTATCTCCTTCAAAATGCTATTTGGATTTATAAATGGAAACCTTAGTTTTTTCTCAAGACATTTCATTACAACACACTGTTGTACTAGTATTTATAAATGATGGTGAAGATGACAATACCCCAACAGCATAAATCAAGAGCCTATACCAAATTTCTTTTGACACAAAAAAGTAtggaattgaatgtattttagagGTACCATTTATGTTTAAGCAAAATAAAGCATTAATTTACAGAGAAAATAACTCATACCTACCAAAATCAAACATGCCTCTTATTATTGGGTAGTAAAAATTCTAAACTGGACCACCCATGTTCCAGCTCAGTGACAGCTGATGGAACATGTCCAGCCATATCAAACTGATAAAACATTAAGCATTTATGAAATGAGCAGCTGTAACAATAGAATATATGTAGTACAGTTGCATACTTTGAATTTTCAAAGCATGTGTAAATTCAGAATGGTATCAGAAAAGttcaatgtttttattttttgttaataataCATCAAGCCATCCATCAAAAATCACTTGATCATTTCACTAATACCGACACAACATGACACCGATATTGATATTGACACATACAACTTCGGGAATTGATCTAATGGCGAAGACTTGAGTCTTGAGAATATGTTATTCTCAAGATTTAGGATCGAATCCATCTAAACTAGAATTCTGCTGCGTACAAACAATCCATGTGTTGGGTCATATCTATACTCTGGCTTTAAACGGAACCTTCAGAGGTGTCGGTAACCAAGCTTTTACATGatcaatattaatataaataatcatTGCATAACCCATCAACCCAATGCTCAGTGCTTAAATCACTAAACAAAATGCTTAAATCAGCAAATCAACCACCTAATCAAATTTGAAGTACTAACAAGTCAAGAGCTGAGAAACAAAGGATTGTGTTTGTTATTAAATTGACCAGAAAACCTCGTAAGAACAAGAATCTAAAATGCTATAACAAAACAACTTAAACAATTTACCCCAAATAACAAACATATCCATCACTAACCTAAAACACAATTTCCACCATGAAACAAACTAATCACACAAACCCAATACATGAAAAAAAGCCTAGATTCAAGGGTAATTGAAGCATACCCATCTTGGAGAAAGGCAAAAAAGATcatgattgatgaatcaaccaacATGGAAGGGACCAATATCACCAGAACGAAGAGAAGAAGCAAACTCATCAGCAACAGTTATGCAAGAAACGATCCAACCAGTGAGAGCTATCCAAGTCATCTTTGCGATGTAGAGAGCAGCGTTGAGAGCCATTGCCATGGAAGTCGAATGGTttcaaagaagaagaggaagatgtaGGGTAGTAGTCATGATTCAAGAACATGTCCTTCTATGGAGGAAAGTAGTTGTGTGGGTTCTGGTCAATTTATTTCGCATACCCTTCTTAATATTATTACTTCctcattttcattattattattatgattattattagacAAAC
This window contains:
- the LOC131622912 gene encoding uncharacterized protein LOC131622912, with protein sequence MAMALNAALYIAKMTWIALTGWIVSCITVADEFASSLRSGDIGPFHVG